Genomic segment of Aquarana catesbeiana isolate 2022-GZ linkage group LG02, ASM4218655v1, whole genome shotgun sequence:
aaaacctaGCTGGGTAATTTTGTTGATCTGTTTTTAAACAATAAAAGACTTCGATCCCAAGTTGTATTACCAAAACGATGAACAAGCTGACTATTGCAGTGTCTGGTCAGGATGTTAATGATTTCTTCTGTCATATCTCCACGGATGGCCAGTGTGTGGAAGTGATCAAAGTCTTGTCTCCCTAGCTTGCGGAGACGCCGGGCCGCTGACCTATAACACTTCCATGGCTGAGGCTCTACTAGCAGATAGTCACACAGTGTTGTTAGCTTCTTAAGGAAGTCTACCAGTCCGTGGTCACCATGATTTAGATGGATCCACATGGTTATTGACATACAAAATCCAATGTCAAACCTGGCTTGGCCAAACTTTTCCAGGAATTTTTGTAAGATGTCCAGTGATGAGGGGTCCATGATATCCAGAGAAGAGAATGTTATGGAATCGGGGAAGGGGTTTCCAGTCTTAGCTCTGCTGATCAGATCAGGGTCAATGTCACAGCACAAGAAGTGGACATCTTGAAGGGCCTCCGAACTCCCCCTTGGTTGTAAGAGATGGTTATATAAACCAATACTGAGCTCCTGGAAAGACAACATAAAATTCATATTACAACCTGATTCAGTGTCAGCAATGTAAATTTAAAGAACTGTACGAAGACTAGAGCATTTGTAACTAGAATATAAATGTAGACCTCTGGAGACAAATCCATGGGGCATTGCTtttcagaaggcatttgacaggtggtgaggaagagTTATGTCACCTCCTCGTTGTCTGTTTTAACCCCATGCCACTACACTGATCTGCGTGCAATGCCCCATTCACTTAAATAGGTTGCGTTTGGCGGGTAATAATATGCATGCACCTGTATGGCTGGCTTTGCAACtttgggggggggattgggcaCACCTATTTTATCCACTtgcccactggacacttaaacccacttcctgcccaagccaattttcatctcTGTCACCCAAATAAATGACATTTGCCCGGTCATGAAACACtacccaaatgcaatttttattatttttaggtgagatagagctttcttttgggtgcTATTTAATCAACAcagagtttttaattttttactaaacaaacaaaaaaagactgaacattttggaaaaagaaaagaaaaaaagttttagtttctgttattagatattctaaataagtaattttttccaTTCACTCATGTGCGCCGTggaggcaacactggtgggcaccgagGAGGCAACACTTAaataaaaaattcaagttagagacctaccggtaacttgttttccagaagtctttcaggacagcacttgagagagtggctcctcccacttgccaactggaaacacctcttccaccgaactttaaaaggaggctccttcccacatgttgctagtagtagtagtagtagtagtagtagtagtagtagtagtagtagagaacctacAGTCCCAAGCTGGAAAACATAATCacaatatggttagtcacagcatacaaaaaaaacaatagggcgggttgttgctgtcctgaaagactcctggaaaacaagttaccggtaagcccaacttgaattttcccttaacgtctttcaggacagcacctgagaggataaaagAGACTTACCccctagggagggacaacagcctgcaggacctttctgccaaaagcctgatcacctgctgacagaagatccagtctctaatgacggacaaacgttaagtaacttgaccacgtagccgccttacaaatttgatctggggtggcaccagctttttctgcccacgTAGTCGCTTTAGCCCTTGTAGAGTGAGCTCTAATTCCCACCGGGGGAGATAGACCCATCTGAGAGTAGGCTACCAAACTAGCTGATTTAAGCCATCCGGCAATTGACTTCTTCGATGCttggtggccttttttgtttccagaaaaaagaacaaataaagagtctgaggACATGAAATCTTTTGTTACTTCCAGGTAATGCAATAGGGTTCGTCTCACATCTAGGTTGAGAAACTGACCTTCCTTTTCTCCTGAAGGGTttgagcaaaaggttggcaggGTGATCTCCTGTGACCGGTTCTGAAACGTTgcaacttttggcaaaaaacctaTCTGGTTAAATGGACAAAAAAGGTTCCAAGCGCATGTAGTTCACCGATTCTCCCTGCAGATGTAATTGCAACTAGAAATACAGTTTTGAGAGAAAAAATTCTTTAGAGAGACTGCTTGTTGTGGTTCAAACAGTTCCTATGAGAGGGCTTGCAGAACCACTGAGAGAACCCATTTGGGAAAATACTTACCAGATCCAGACCAGCTCCGGCTAAGTGCCTTGAAAAACCTTGTGACCAAAGTTTCTGAAGAAACTGATCTCTCAAGAAAAACCCCTAATGTGgccacttgcactttaagagtACTGACTGCAAGACCCTTGTCTGCACCATTTTGTAAGAATTCTAATATTGAGACAGTGTTTTTTACATCTCTATTTTCTGAATGACCCCAAAAAAAGGCCTTCCACACTTTGGCATAAATAGCTCTAGTTACCTtcttcctactggaaagtaacGTGGTTATTAAAGGTTCTGAAAAGCCTTTGTTCCTTAGCATCTGCTCTTCAGATACCTGGCAGTGAGATTTAACCTGGCTACATCTGGGTGATGCACTGGGGCTTGTAGAAGTAAATCCTGTCTGAGAGGAAGCTGCCAAAATGGTTTGATTGCCATTTGCAGAatggtggaaaaccaagctctctttggccagaaTGGAGTAATCAGAATTATCAACActctttctttctgcattttcctcAATACCAGTGGAATTAGCTGGAATGGGGGAAAGGCATACCCCAGGTGAAATTCCAAGGGTGCGCCAAAGCGTCTATTCTCTGAGAACCGTCATCTCTGTGAAGGGAAAAAGAGTTGCGGGAGCTGTGTGTTTTGCCTTGATGAAAACAGGTCCACTCGTGGATGGCCCCAGGTCCTGGAGATCAATGCAAAAACCTCTATTCAGgctccactctgcctcctgaaccttctgcctgctcaaaaaaaaaactgtcacttcgTTTAATGTGCCTTTGAGATGGACAGTAAATGGTTTTCCGCCCACTCCACAATTTTTTCTGACAGTAAGAGTTTTGCTTCTCGTGCCTCCccgtttgttcaggtaggctacggTAATGGCATTGTCCAATAGAATCTGGACATGGAAACCTAggaggtttggagagaaggcaCCCAACGCTAAGATGACTGcttttaactctctccaatttgaggatttttcTGCTTCGGTCTGTGACCATGTTCCTGGGCCAAatcctgacccatgtgggcccccatTCCCACATACTGGCgtcttttgtcacaattttttcggTCGGGAAGGACCAAAGTAGACCTTTTTGCAACACTGACTgatttttccaccaccaaagtgttcgtttgactctggtggggatctttaCCCTTGTATCTAGAgtctctgtcctgtggttccatacttttagaaggaacctctggagtggCCTGAAATGTAgacttgcccattggatggctggcatagtCGAGGTTAAAGTTTCCAAGGCTGACATAACCTTTTTGACCGACATCTGCTGATTCATTTGTAGTATAGTTACTACATTCTGGACCTTGATTTTTtcctcttctgggagaaaaattctTTGTTCCACTAAATTTATTAGGTACCACAGAAATTGTACCCGCTGAGTTGGATTGAAGTTTGATTTCTGAATGTTCGCTATCCAACCCAGGGATTCCAAATGACTGCAGGCCTTGCCCAGATCTTCTTGCAACTTTTCCCTGAAAGGGGCAAAGAAGAAGAGGTCATCCAGATATgggattaccgcaatcccctgaaGATGAAGAGGGGTGAGGTTTGTAAAGACTCGCAGAGCCGATGAGAGGCCGAAAGGAAGGGCCCTTCCCCATATTGACCGCCACCCTCAGGaatttctgggactgaggtgctataGGAATATGTAGGTAAGCATCTCTCAAGTCGatcgatgccataaagcattccttgGTCACCATATTCCTGACCGTGAAGATCGAGTCCATACAAAACCTATTGTATATGACGGACTTGTTCAATGGTTTCAAGTTGAGAATCAAATGGAAATTTCCGGATGGCTTTTTTTTAAAATCAGGAATATGTGAGAATAGAATCCCTGATAACGTTCCTCTGGAAATACAGGTGTCACAATCCTTTGATGCATCAGATCCTTTAACAGGTTCTGCATAGCCCGGGGCTTTTTTTGagtcccttggtaggtttgttacaaagtatCTTTCTGGAGGAAGATCCgaaaactctattttgtaaccttgggacagcatgttcAGAATATATTGATTTTTTGTTACGCTGGCCCAATGAGGGAGGAAGTtctgaagccttcctcccactgcAGTGACAAGTCATTGCGTTTTGTTGGTCAGATccaaataataaatatcccaagaaCGGTAACCAACAAAGCTTATTTTTGGATGCCGCATTCCCCGGCTAGGTCTTTAGGGACAATGCCCTCCTGGCTGAGTTAGTTAGGGCTGCAGATCTTGCTGTCATTCTAATTGATGCTGCTGAAGCATCTGAAATAAAGGCTACAGCAGCTGACAAGGTCGAGAAAGAATCCAGAATTTCTTGCTTTGGAGAGTCTGATATAATATGGGCTTTGAGCTGATtcacccaatatttcatattcctggaGACACAAGTAGTCACTATAGCTGGTTTGAGATtacccatgatggattgccaagcccttttaAGTTGTtgatccatccttttatccatgggatctcttaaCACACCCATATCTTTGAATGCTAGGTCAGTTGATCTTGAGACCTGGGAAAAGGCTGTATCGAGTTTTGGGTTTTTATTCCAAAGCGCCTCTGGGTCTTCGTCAAATGGAAAGCACCTTTTAAGGGCTTTAGGAAAAAAAGACTTTCTTTCTGGTTCTGCCCATTCCTTCTTAATGGCCTCAGAAATTACTGAGTGCACAGGAAATGATTTTTAAACTCACTGAGACCTGCGTACATCCTGTCATGCAGAGACAattcttttctctcctcttctaGGCCTAGAGTAGTATAAATTgtttttaacaggccatctacctgttctaaagacagttTGTATTTAGAAGGTGTATTCTCCATACCTAGATCCTCCTCCTCATCTGATTCTTCCTTAGAATGAGAGAGGGAATGTCCCTCTTGGGTAAGAGAACCTGCCTCAGTCTCCACCGCTGGCACTAATAGTGAGCCTGAAAGGATTGTGAGGTAGCTGGCTGACTTAGGGATGGATTTGCTAGTGAAGAGCGAAACGATTGAATGGTGGCACTCAATTCTTTAACTGATGCAATCAAATCGCTGCATGCGGAAGAAGCTCTTCTTTAACTAGAGAATCAATACAAATTTGACACAAGGTCTTCTTCCAGCCTTAAGGTAGTTTTGCTTTACATGAAGGACACGATCTTTTTAACAccggatcagagctcttggcctgccgtgatacaaaaaaagacacaaaaaacacAACATCCcggtgagacaacctgtcctttcAAAGaaggctcaccacaggtgcacagtgagaattAACAGTCGCCTCATGTGCCCAGACAAGCCCCTGCCACCGAgggggggaaagaagagagagagacccCATAGTAAAAAATAGGGAGGCATCACATCTGCCCCTTACCTGGCCCTTGCTGGTGCCTGAgcctgtcccacttgctgccgCCACTGATTCTATCGAGGAGCGCTGTGTGTGCGCGTGGCTGGGCgtcggttccggactccaatagcaccgGACCGGAACTGGCAAATATGCACCAGCCCCATTTCTCCCTTCTCCCTGTGAGTTTCGGCAGAAATGATGCCGCGCGCCTGCTCAGTGGACGGCATCCCTTAGGGGATACCTCACTTTCGGCGGATGCAGTCACTGAATGATCTTACCAAGATGGCGACGGCGTTAGAGAAGGCAGgcggagaaaaataaaaaaaaaaagatgtccgcCTGCACCTCTCGCCTCTGCCCAGGAGTGACGCCCGCAGCAGTCCCGGCTCTCCCCGAGCACTCTgaagagggagaaggagcccatccagcAGAACTtggtggaatgggaggaacaaGCTCTtggaggtaaaaaagaaaaaaaatggtggagCAGGAAGCCTGGCCTCTCAGGCCTAAGAGTTCCTGACTCCCCACTAAGTGTTCccttccggaggaaacacaaaaactggcaACAGtcgggaaggagcctccttttaaagttcgtGGAAGAGGTGTAGGAGGAGccactctctcaggtgctgtcctgaaagacgttaacgGAAAAAAGTCATTGAGGCCTAGCTAACACTTGTAGTCAGGGGGTGGCAAAAAATAGGTGATTGAGCTGCAGTGTTACAGTCTCCTTGAAGTGGTTTTGCCTaagattaaagcagtattaatgTGGGCGTAAAATCCCATTTctgacttttatctataggtaagcttataataagtcttacctataggtagtgtaaatagctcctaaacgtgtgccgtttaagagatatttactgtagatgcagctggtgacatcaggTGGTCgttccttcagaatcctgtgccgtaaacggcgtcatcgcagctccggccactgaCACAGCCGGAGtgcgcgaacccggaaggaagaccaggtgaaggtgGTAGCACCAGCTGTGGTGATATCTCAGCGTTGGAATGTTCGTTTTAAGGTAAGGATACTCATATTCCTTTCACAGGGTGGTTAGAATAGGAGttagaagggggtgggagcaggtttaaccacttcaataccaggcacttttacccccttgttctgcccaggccaattttcagctttcagcactgtcacactttgaatgacagttgagcggtcatgcaacactgtactcatatgacatttttatcatttagagctttcttttggtggtatttgatcaccactggagtttttattttttgctaaactaaaaaagaacgaaattatagaaaaaaaaaaaagtttttccttgtttctgttataaaattttgttttttccttcactgacgggcactgatatgtagaaatgattggcactaatagatggcactgatgggcagcattgatgaggaggcactgattggcatctgtgaagggcactgacaggcgttactgatgggcaccgattggcagctgtgGTAGGCAACTCTGATGGGGCTGAGATGATAATCAATtagctgattatcagcacagacccccccccccccccccccccgacaggagagCCCCCAgccagctctccctgtcagcgcgaaccgaggaaagtcatttaccggcacttcctggttataggctgtgattggtcacagctgatcacgtagtaaagagcctatgtcatagacGATAGAAGTTGCAGTGTCTCAGACATACCACTAATCGCGCCTTATCCtgttggatgtcatatgacgcccagtcaagataacttaaccactttgtgcacgtcattctgttatatggtgggcaggaagtggttaagcttagtTAGgaatttaaggctccattcacactagcgggACTCCAAAGTCGCACAATTTCCAGCAACTTTAcgctctggatcaaagtcgcatcaaagtagtgcaggcactttTTCTAAGTTACACCGATTTGAGTGGGTGCTGTTGAAAAGAATGGGCTTGTGACTTGGAGATCAAAGTCACATAACAAGTTACACAAGTGTGAATAGAGCATTCGAGGGTTACGCATTATTTTTTGATGTACCGCGACTCATAgttcaagtataactaaagtcaaaacttttttttttttttagataaagtgaAAGTATGACTATAGCttaatgacagctacagtgcagtCGCACATTGCCAGgaaggcatcatatgacgtcctaccGTGATCGCGCTTCCTGCGCGCCCTCTGTGGCACACGGGCGGCGAACTCTGTGTCCttaggacactgctgatcacagaacgagataaagagccaatcacagcagctctttaccgcgtgatcagctgtgtccaatcactgctgatcacaatgtaaacacaaggcGGTTATCGACATTTCTTTCCTCACGTTGACATTATGAGGGGAGAAGAGGAGaactgataactggcttgtgtgaaagggacatctacactgataatcacggcaatgatcatcagtgcagtcccaacagtgcccacaagtgctgccaatcagtgcctatcagtaccgtctcatcagtgctgcctaatcagtgccccCCTATCAGTACcatctcaacagtgcccatcagtaccccctatcagtgctgcctaatcagtgcccattagtaccccTTATCAgtactgtctcatcagtgccccccgAAAAATTATccgtttgcaaaattgtatatcaaactatgaaaaatgttttgtttttttcccaaaatgttcgtttctttttctttgtttagcaaaaattaaacatcccagtggtgagtaaataccaccaaaagaaagctctatttctatgaaaaaaaatgataaaaatgtcatatgagtacagtgttacatgaccgcgcaattgtcattcaaagtgtgaaagctgaaaattggcctgggcaggaaggggtgaaagtgcccggtattgaggtggttaagctgctaaaaaaaaaaaaaaaaaaaaaaaaccacacagtcAGATGGGATTGTACACAGCGGCAAAAAATGATCTCACAGTGGGCAGTTCTGCTGTCAAATGCAACACATGCAAGTGCACTGCATGCATAATGGTGCGGGCTTtacagtattataaaaaaaaaaaaaggaaaaaaaaaaggggggggagtgagGAGTTAACATAACCACCTATCGAAtgacctctgaaaagcaattcactgCCAACCACCCCTTCAGATGGCGACACAAGTGTAAAGGAGGGGATGTATCATAGCACACAGTGTGATCTCTGTAATGACCAATCTGGAAGCTGTAATAAAGAGGTCTATTGATTATCGGTTTTGGAATCCAATATGAAACAATTGTCTGGGTGTAGATTATGAAGCAGCCTTGTGTGCCCCCACTCACACCGGTGTTACATCCCACGTCCAGGGCCAGCAGAGGctcctcccctttctcctgtcGGTTCAGGAGCTCCAGCAGATGTCCCGGGGGAAGGAGGCTGAGTCGGTTCTCCGGCGGATGGAAGGTGTAGTAGTTGGGGAAGTTCCCGTACGGAGCAGCACCAGGATCCTCCAGGTCTGCCATAACCACACCGCTGCTGACAGCGTGCAGAGAGCTGAGTTTCCGGCTGTAGCCATCTTTCTACACCCAGAGCACTGAATGCAGAGCGAGGGGCCATTTTCCTACACCCAAGGTGCACAGCAATGGGTTTACGGTGTttcgtcagaatgtgtaacggaagtgacgttccgtcgccgccatcttgctacacttcccactcctccatagtaaggtacactgagaagggggaaacaCCTtgcggagttttgcattttacacttatttttaacagtaaagtgagtttatatagtgaaacacAGTACTAAGAACTCCGTATGAATGTTTAGAAgtagaattttaaaagcagcgaacttctgttgGATTAGTAAACCtatgagatgagcaggcttgcgctgcttttaaaattcaacatctaaccagtcagacggagttgtaagtactgtatttcactatataaactcactttactgttaaaaataagtgtaaaatgcaaaactccggtgggtgtaacaagatgtctgcttgtccccttctcagtgtatcattactgtggaggagtgcggggtgtagcaagatggcaacaaagaaacgtcacttccgttacacattctgacgggtcgccaaatctgatgaaacagctcccagctgtccccgatttgaaacaatgtccctcattcctcctcatttgtccctcattttggttccatgcatatacctgtatataaaatgccttatttatctatcaaaaagcgtttcatccagtttctaaattgttgcatttttacatctcaaaagccaatataaaggaaaagaagTGTtaagaaaagcacttgtgggtttaactaataattatttttgtataactctccattaagggggtgtggcagggggtgtgtcctatgcctgcatacttttgctaataggtgtccctcattcccatctcaaaaagttggcagGTATGTAATTGTCTATACCTTCATGGAGGATTGTTTCTGCAGTTGTCCACCCACTCTTacattagggtcggttcacactgggacgacttgggatccgacttgtacgccctcaagtcgccccaggaagagattcacatttaagtgaatgggagcgtcttaatagacactactgaagtcgctccgacttcagagcatactccctgtactacttggatctgacttggtaggcgacctgtaccatagaaattaatggaagtcgcctccaagtcggatctctctctcaaagtcaaacgactttgcagggaaaacccctccctcccagagagctgattgtcctgtgattggccacagccaaagtcgcctgtccttgaagtcgcgttgtaatttgctaaagtcgcgctgaagttgcgctgaagccgcgttgaagtcgccgtgtaAAGTCGCGTTAAAgtagtgttgcccctgtgtgaatcgagccttactctcATTATTTACTGTTAAGCGTGGTAGTAAACACAAATATTCAAAGTGCTGGGCTAAACAAGTTAAAATgtcacttagccctggttcacattgataccAATTgacatacgatttgacatgtcaaattacatgccaaatcggcggcaattgccggcaataggagcgtCCGAATCAGTGCGATACCGCATTTGCGGTGCTGCACCGTtgcccaaaagtagtttctgtactacttttggcgattttggggtgtgatttccattgacatctgtgcagaaacccgcacagatgtctctgaaatcgcccccccgaagtcgggactgacatgtgggaatgaaattgtgcgagttcagctaaacaaTTTAATACTCGCAGTCAGTGTGAAACTAGGCTAAAGGCAAACCTTTCATCAAAATGTTggataaagcagtgtttctcaaatccagtcctcaaggcgcaccaacaggtcgtgttttcaggatttccctcagatgaaacagctgtggtaattactaaggcaatgaaactgatcaaatcacctgtgtaaaataatggtaaacctgaaaacatgacctgttggggcgccttgaggactggagttgagaaacactgggatagagtaagggagggtaataatccaggtttttttttttttttttgcttttttttttaggcatctgtgtcccattgcggagatttaccttcacttcctgtcccatagcctgaacaggaagtgagaggaaattccatGCCCTCCTaggtcacctgaactagtgtcccacattggaagatttcccttatattactgttctgatgacaaccagaaaattgttttttttttactttcagtgataacaataaacaggacaaataaagagggcaaatctccctaaagggcacagatagcaataaaaactgttcCCTCTctcttctatccaaaactaaaataaaagttttgacGTTAGTTATACTTTATGAGTTAAGTTTTTAATCTTCTTCTATTTTGCCTTCCTGTGTCATAGCTCTACCTTCCTGTTAGCAGGGAGGAGATCCCTACCTGTACTGTGTATGCACCCGAACCCAGCACCAAAGCTCTACCTATACTGCTGTATCCTGGCACATGTACAGTGTGGGTAGTATTCTGATGCTATGTTTGAGGGCATGCCCAGTATGGCAGCACACTGGTGCTGAGTTCAGGCAGTGCTTTGGTGCTGCCCATATTGTGCATGTGACCAAACACCACACCAGAGCACTACCTGTACTGCGTATGCACCTGAACCCAGCACCGAAGCACTAACCTTACTGCTGTACTTTGGCACGTGCACGGTACAGGTAACATTCTGAAGCTGTGTTTGAGGGCATACCCCGTATGGCAGCACTCTGGTGCTGAGCTCAGGCAGTGCTCTGGTGCTCCCTGTATCGTGCATGTGACCAAACACCACACCAGAGCACTACCTGTACTGTGTATGCCCCCGAACCCAGCACCAAAGTACTACCCTTACTGCTGTACTCTGGCAAATGCATGGTATGGGTAGCATTCTGATGCTGTGTTTGAGGGCATGCTCAGTATGGCAGCACTTTGGTGC
This window contains:
- the BCDIN3D gene encoding RNA 5'-monophosphate methyltransferase; its protein translation is MADLEDPGAAPYGNFPNYYTFHPPENRLSLLPPGHLLELLNRQEKGEEPLLALDVGCNTGELSIGLYNHLLQPRGSSEALQDVHFLCCDIDPDLISRAKTGNPFPDSITFSSLDIMDPSSLDILQKFLEKFGQARFDIGFCMSITMWIHLNHGDHGLVDFLKKLTTLCDYLLVEPQPWKCYRSAARRLRKLGRQDFDHFHTLAIRGDMTEEIINILTRHCNSQLVHRFGNTTWDRSLLLFKNRSTKLPS